The proteins below come from a single Tsuneonella deserti genomic window:
- a CDS encoding LPS-assembly protein LptD — translation MLPAPTGSQQATPRRLFRCAASAIALSLALMVAPAMAQDGPASGMGTPQEPQGEPPSLSTPVQPVDEASLPPAPTGERQINFEANEVAYDNNADTVTASGNVVLRSEDRSVRADQVTWSRTTGQIVASGDVRFVDEDGNQLYTSRIELTDKFEAGAMEDLLLALREGGRLAAATGSRQADGTIELTRAAYTGCEVVTPDGCPKEPSWRITADRVVYSPADKRVRFRGAYLELFGARLLPLPGLAIRTDGRPVSGFLVPDVQLSENNGFEVSGSYYFNLAPNKDLTVSAYAFTDAPPMASAQWRHLTDKGAYQVTGYGTVSRRFDPTTAMPAPEDEFRGYIFSNGRFQFNPNWNANFSLRRATDRTFLRRYDISRDDRLRSMIEVERIDPDSYLAISGFATQTLRLGLPQGQVPIALPLIDYRKRFDDPFLGGKVELMANSLALYRPEGQDTQRALAGARWDFRRITGWGQLITLTALVRGDVYHSDENGLTATAIYRGNPGWETRGVALAAADIEWPLVGHFLGGTQVLTPRVQLVLSPKIKNLAIPNEDSRAIDLEDSNLFALNRFPGYDRIEDRPRITYGVDWEFTRPNWRISTTVGQSYRLNNGGSILPDGTGLSERVSDFVGRTDIRYRDFVKLTHRFRLDKDNFAVRRNEIDATVGSSRTYAEVGYLRLNRDISPTIEDLRDREEMRVAARVAFARYWSVFGAGVFNLTDRTEDPTFSSDGFDPIRTRLGLAYQDDCLEMGVTWRRDYLDQGDARRGNTFQLYFALRNLGFR, via the coding sequence ATGCTCCCCGCTCCGACCGGTTCGCAGCAAGCCACGCCACGCCGCTTGTTCCGCTGCGCTGCGAGCGCGATTGCGCTGTCGCTCGCGCTGATGGTTGCGCCTGCGATGGCCCAGGATGGACCGGCTTCCGGCATGGGCACTCCGCAAGAGCCGCAGGGCGAGCCGCCTTCGCTCTCGACCCCGGTTCAGCCGGTCGACGAAGCAAGCTTGCCGCCCGCGCCCACGGGAGAGCGGCAGATCAATTTCGAGGCGAACGAGGTCGCCTACGACAACAATGCCGATACCGTCACCGCTTCGGGGAATGTCGTGCTCAGGAGCGAAGACCGCTCGGTTCGCGCCGACCAGGTCACCTGGAGCCGGACGACCGGCCAGATCGTCGCCAGCGGCGACGTGCGCTTCGTCGACGAGGACGGCAACCAGCTCTACACCAGCCGCATCGAGCTGACCGACAAGTTCGAGGCCGGGGCGATGGAGGACCTGCTTCTGGCCCTGCGCGAAGGCGGGCGGCTGGCTGCCGCAACCGGGTCGCGGCAGGCGGACGGCACCATCGAGCTTACTCGCGCCGCGTACACCGGGTGCGAGGTGGTCACGCCTGACGGCTGTCCCAAGGAGCCGAGCTGGCGGATCACCGCGGACCGCGTCGTCTACTCTCCGGCCGACAAGCGGGTCCGCTTCCGCGGCGCCTATCTCGAGCTGTTCGGGGCGCGTCTCCTGCCGCTGCCAGGTTTGGCAATCCGGACCGACGGACGTCCAGTCTCGGGCTTTCTCGTCCCCGACGTGCAGCTTTCGGAAAACAACGGATTCGAAGTCAGCGGCAGCTATTACTTCAACCTCGCGCCGAACAAGGACCTAACGGTCAGCGCCTATGCGTTCACCGATGCGCCGCCGATGGCCAGCGCGCAGTGGCGGCACCTGACCGACAAGGGTGCGTACCAGGTAACCGGGTACGGCACGGTCAGCCGCCGGTTCGATCCGACCACCGCGATGCCTGCGCCGGAGGACGAGTTCCGCGGATACATCTTCAGCAACGGCCGCTTCCAGTTCAATCCCAACTGGAACGCGAATTTTTCGTTGAGGAGGGCAACCGACCGGACCTTCCTGCGCCGGTACGACATCAGCCGCGACGATCGCCTGCGCTCGATGATCGAAGTGGAGCGGATCGATCCGGATTCGTACCTCGCCATCTCCGGCTTCGCCACGCAGACCCTCCGGCTGGGCCTGCCGCAGGGACAGGTGCCGATCGCGCTGCCGCTGATCGACTACCGCAAGCGTTTCGACGACCCGTTCCTGGGCGGGAAAGTCGAACTTATGGCCAACAGCCTCGCTCTGTACCGTCCCGAAGGGCAGGACACGCAGCGTGCGCTGGCCGGCGCGCGCTGGGACTTCCGGCGCATCACCGGCTGGGGCCAGTTGATCACGCTGACCGCGCTTGTCCGCGGTGACGTCTATCACTCGGACGAAAACGGCCTCACCGCGACGGCTATCTATCGCGGCAACCCGGGGTGGGAAACCCGCGGGGTCGCGCTCGCCGCAGCGGATATCGAGTGGCCGCTCGTCGGGCATTTCCTGGGGGGCACCCAGGTGCTCACTCCGCGGGTCCAGCTGGTTCTCAGTCCGAAGATCAAGAACCTGGCGATTCCTAACGAGGATTCGCGCGCGATCGACCTGGAGGATTCCAACCTTTTCGCGCTCAACCGCTTCCCCGGATACGACCGGATCGAGGATCGGCCGCGGATCACCTACGGGGTGGACTGGGAATTCACGCGCCCGAACTGGCGGATCAGCACGACCGTCGGCCAGTCGTACCGGCTGAACAACGGCGGCTCGATCCTGCCCGACGGGACCGGCCTGTCCGAGCGCGTCTCCGACTTCGTCGGCCGAACGGACATCCGTTACAGGGATTTCGTCAAGCTGACTCACCGCTTCCGCCTCGACAAGGACAACTTTGCCGTGCGCCGGAACGAGATCGACGCGACCGTGGGATCGAGTCGCACTTATGCCGAGGTCGGCTACCTGCGCCTCAACCGCGACATTTCCCCCACCATCGAAGACCTGCGCGACCGCGAGGAAATGCGAGTGGCCGCGCGGGTCGCGTTCGCCCGTTACTGGTCGGTGTTCGGCGCTGGCGTGTTCAACCTGACCGACCGGACCGAGGATCCCACCTTCTCCTCCGACGGCTTCGACCCGATCCGCACCCGCCTGGGCCTTGCCTACCAGGACGATTGCCTCGAGATGGGAGTGACCTGGCGCCGCGACTATCTCGACCAGGGCGACGCGCGGCGCGGCAATACCTTCCAGCTCTATTTCGCCCTGCGCAATCTCGGCTTCCGCTAG
- a CDS encoding leucyl aminopeptidase: MKIEFASTVPAGTTIVVRVVDQDVLPEGFEPTLAAGARAARFKGRAGQVFDGFAERGGEVVRAVLAGAGEKGDEGRLANLEKAGGALAAKFLCSGAESLAIEADGLAVEEVAAVVMGLRLRAWRYDVYRTRMKDEQKITLTRVVVVGAPEGSEAAWADAAALADGIELTRELVTEPANVIYPESFVERVRGRFEEAGLEVTVLGVEEMTALGMGALLGVGQGSERPSRLLAVKWNGGEKGARPMAFVGKGVTFDTGGISIKPGPGMEDMKWDMGGAGAVAGAMLALARRKAKANVVGVMGLVENMPDGKAMRPGDVVTTMSGQTVEVLNTDAEGRLVLCDALCWVQKEHDPVAIVDLATLTGAMIISLGTEQGGIFSNDDTLAEAMLKAGRETGDKLWRMPLGPAYDKLIDSPIADMKNIGPREGGSITAAQFLQRFIDKGRPWAHCDIAGMVWSSKPGATWDKGATGYGVRLIDRYVRDVLES, encoded by the coding sequence ATGAAGATCGAATTCGCCTCCACCGTCCCTGCCGGAACAACCATCGTCGTCCGGGTGGTCGATCAGGATGTCCTGCCCGAGGGCTTCGAGCCCACGCTGGCCGCGGGCGCCCGGGCCGCGCGGTTCAAGGGGCGGGCGGGTCAGGTGTTCGACGGTTTTGCCGAACGTGGCGGCGAAGTGGTCCGCGCCGTTTTGGCCGGCGCTGGGGAGAAGGGCGACGAAGGCCGCCTTGCCAATCTCGAAAAGGCCGGCGGCGCGCTGGCCGCCAAGTTCCTTTGCTCGGGTGCCGAATCGCTGGCGATCGAAGCTGACGGCCTGGCCGTCGAGGAAGTCGCCGCGGTCGTGATGGGCCTGCGCCTGCGCGCATGGCGTTACGATGTCTATCGCACGCGCATGAAGGACGAGCAGAAGATCACGCTCACCCGCGTTGTGGTGGTCGGCGCGCCTGAGGGCAGCGAAGCGGCCTGGGCCGATGCGGCCGCTTTGGCGGACGGCATCGAGCTGACCCGCGAACTGGTGACCGAGCCGGCGAACGTCATCTACCCCGAATCGTTCGTCGAGCGCGTGCGCGGCCGGTTCGAGGAAGCCGGGCTGGAAGTCACCGTTCTCGGCGTAGAGGAGATGACCGCGCTGGGCATGGGGGCGCTGCTCGGTGTGGGCCAGGGCTCCGAACGTCCCTCGCGACTGCTGGCGGTCAAGTGGAACGGGGGAGAGAAGGGCGCCCGTCCGATGGCCTTCGTGGGCAAGGGCGTCACGTTCGATACCGGCGGCATCTCCATCAAGCCCGGACCGGGCATGGAAGACATGAAGTGGGACATGGGCGGCGCCGGCGCGGTCGCCGGGGCCATGCTGGCGCTGGCGCGGCGCAAGGCGAAGGCGAACGTCGTCGGCGTCATGGGCCTCGTCGAGAACATGCCAGACGGCAAGGCAATGCGCCCGGGCGACGTCGTCACCACGATGAGCGGGCAGACGGTCGAGGTGCTCAACACCGACGCCGAAGGCCGCCTGGTTCTGTGCGACGCGCTGTGCTGGGTGCAGAAGGAGCATGACCCGGTGGCGATCGTCGATCTCGCGACCCTGACCGGGGCAATGATCATCAGCCTGGGCACCGAGCAGGGCGGCATCTTCTCGAACGATGATACTCTTGCCGAAGCGATGCTGAAAGCCGGGCGCGAAACGGGCGACAAGCTGTGGCGGATGCCGCTCGGCCCCGCCTACGACAAGCTGATCGATTCCCCGATCGCCGACATGAAGAACATCGGCCCGCGCGAAGGCGGTTCGATCACCGCGGCGCAGTTCCTCCAGCGCTTCATCGACAAGGGGCGCCCATGGGCACACTGCGACATCGCGGGCATGGTCTGGTCGTCCAAGCCGGGCGCGACGTGGGACAAGGGCGCGACCGGTTATGGCGTGCGCCTGATCGACCGCTATGTGCGCGACGTGCTCGAAAGCTGA
- a CDS encoding DNA polymerase III subunit chi gives MQLDFWQYSQGPVERIVVLIAERAIKDGQRVLVVDGDAERRAATIRALWEASPEAFLANGESGDPHAERQPILLSDTCTSANGARFAILADGKWREGGEAFDRTILLFGQNEVAEARKVWRQFDGREDVTRAYFAQEDGKWVKKV, from the coding sequence ATGCAGCTCGATTTCTGGCAGTACTCGCAGGGGCCGGTTGAGCGCATCGTCGTTCTGATTGCCGAGCGTGCGATCAAGGACGGCCAGCGAGTGCTGGTGGTGGACGGCGATGCCGAGCGGCGCGCCGCCACCATCCGCGCCTTGTGGGAGGCGAGCCCCGAGGCGTTCCTCGCCAACGGAGAGAGCGGCGATCCCCACGCCGAACGCCAGCCGATCCTCCTGTCCGATACCTGCACGTCCGCCAACGGCGCCCGCTTCGCTATCCTCGCCGATGGCAAATGGCGCGAAGGAGGCGAGGCGTTCGACCGCACCATCCTACTGTTTGGCCAGAACGAGGTCGCGGAGGCCCGCAAGGTCTGGCGGCAATTCGACGGGCGGGAGGACGTGACCCGCGCCTATTTCGCGCAGGAAGATGGCAAGTGGGTGAAGAAGGTCTGA
- the ndk gene encoding nucleoside-diphosphate kinase, which yields MAVTRTFSIIKPDATRRNLTGAVTKMLEDAGLRVVGSKRIKMTREQAEGFYAVHKERPFFGELCDFMTSGPVVVQVLEGEDAVKRNRDIMGATNPADAAPGTIRKELAESIEANSVHGSDSEENARIEIDYFFKPEEIVG from the coding sequence ATGGCGGTTACCCGCACATTTTCGATCATCAAGCCCGATGCCACCCGCCGCAACCTGACCGGCGCGGTCACCAAGATGCTCGAGGATGCGGGCCTTCGCGTCGTAGGTTCGAAGCGCATCAAGATGACCCGCGAACAGGCCGAGGGCTTCTACGCCGTCCACAAGGAGCGCCCCTTCTTCGGCGAGCTGTGCGATTTCATGACCAGCGGTCCGGTGGTGGTGCAGGTCCTTGAGGGCGAAGACGCCGTGAAGCGTAATCGCGACATCATGGGCGCGACCAACCCTGCCGACGCAGCCCCCGGCACCATCCGCAAGGAGCTCGCCGAGAGCATCGAAGCCAATTCGGTCCACGGGTCCGATTCGGAAGAAAACGCGCGCATCGAGATTGATTATTTCTTCAAGCCGGAAGAAATTGTCGGCTAA
- a CDS encoding nuclear transport factor 2 family protein: protein MLWRRGQKCKALAEKFVAAVNAHDADAMRALVTADFTYIDSWREGVTGREQVIEGARLLFASDPGFGIEVESISFSDPFALMRGWVTSDNPEVGRRRAVWRARCEDGLLAEWQAWAEGGPPPLNRTYSPEATVDMSDRAPAKPGSS, encoded by the coding sequence ATGCTTTGGCGTCGCGGACAGAAATGCAAGGCTTTGGCCGAGAAGTTCGTCGCGGCCGTGAACGCGCATGACGCCGACGCCATGCGCGCGCTAGTCACCGCGGATTTCACCTACATCGACAGCTGGCGCGAAGGCGTGACTGGCCGCGAACAGGTGATCGAAGGCGCCAGGCTCCTGTTCGCGAGCGATCCCGGCTTCGGGATCGAGGTCGAATCGATCAGCTTCAGCGATCCGTTCGCATTGATGCGCGGCTGGGTTACCAGCGACAATCCCGAAGTCGGTCGCCGCAGGGCCGTGTGGCGCGCGCGGTGCGAGGACGGACTGCTCGCCGAATGGCAGGCCTGGGCCGAAGGCGGCCCGCCGCCGCTCAATCGCACCTACTCACCCGAAGCGACAGTCGACATGTCGGACCGCGCGCCGGCTAAGCCGGGCTCATCCTGA
- the purN gene encoding phosphoribosylglycinamide formyltransferase has protein sequence MPDEGPARRRPARVAVLISGSGTNMAALLYASRLEGTAYEIVLVASNDPRAPGLRLAQAEGVATFALDHRGMSRPDHDAAMHDAVEASGAEYVALAGYMRVLGSEFVARWKGRLLNVHPSLLPKYRGLHTHRAALEAGDTWAGCSVHLVTDELDAGEVLGQASVAVLPDDDEETLAARVRIAEHQLYPRILNGYVSRPYHAEWLTAQVRERALAQPQSEETVSHGMACFGIVKGKRFAWVSSDHHGDGKTALLVRVSGPDEQAQLIENDPERYYRPAYFGADWIAIRLDLGDTDWEDIDGWLARSWRTVAPRRLTSLIDAADEF, from the coding sequence TTGCCTGACGAGGGGCCCGCGCGGCGGCGACCCGCGCGAGTCGCCGTCCTGATTTCCGGCAGCGGCACCAACATGGCCGCGCTCCTCTACGCCAGCCGGCTGGAAGGGACGGCCTACGAAATCGTGCTCGTCGCCAGCAACGATCCGCGTGCGCCCGGCCTGCGGCTTGCCCAAGCGGAGGGCGTGGCGACCTTCGCGCTCGACCATCGGGGCATGTCCCGCCCCGATCACGACGCAGCAATGCATGATGCGGTGGAGGCCAGCGGCGCCGAGTACGTCGCGCTTGCCGGTTACATGCGGGTGCTGGGCAGCGAGTTCGTAGCCCGCTGGAAGGGCCGGCTGCTCAACGTCCACCCATCGCTTTTGCCCAAATACCGCGGCCTCCATACGCACCGCGCTGCGCTGGAGGCGGGCGACACGTGGGCCGGGTGCAGCGTGCACCTGGTGACGGACGAGCTCGACGCGGGCGAAGTTCTTGGCCAGGCGTCGGTCGCGGTGCTGCCCGACGACGACGAGGAGACCCTCGCCGCCCGCGTGCGGATCGCCGAACACCAGCTCTATCCGCGGATCCTGAACGGGTATGTCTCCCGCCCCTACCACGCCGAGTGGCTGACCGCGCAGGTCCGCGAGCGGGCGCTGGCACAGCCGCAAAGCGAGGAGACCGTCAGCCACGGCATGGCCTGCTTCGGCATCGTGAAAGGCAAGAGGTTCGCCTGGGTGTCATCCGACCATCACGGCGACGGTAAGACGGCCTTGCTGGTGCGGGTCAGCGGACCGGACGAGCAGGCGCAGCTGATCGAGAACGATCCCGAGCGATACTACCGGCCCGCCTATTTCGGTGCGGACTGGATCGCCATCCGCCTCGATCTGGGCGACACGGATTGGGAAGACATAGATGGCTGGCTGGCGCGCAGCTGGCGCACGGTGGCGCCCCGCAGGCTGACGAGCCTCATCGACGCCGCCGACGAGTTCTAA
- the purM gene encoding phosphoribosylformylglycinamidine cyclo-ligase, with protein MSDDTRRNNSYTYAGSGVSIDAGNALVRAIAPLAKATARPGATSELGGFGGFFDPKAAGYSDPLLVAANDGVGTKLKLAIEHDRHDTVGIDLVAMCVNDLIVQGAEPLFFLDYFATGKLENGIAERVIAGIAEGCKQAGCALIGGETAEMPGMYQAGDYDLAGFCVGAVERGEQVTGDKVAPGHVLLGLASSGVHSNGYSLVRRLAADKGWRMDRPALFDPETLLVDALSAPTRIYVKALLPLVRAGRIDALAHITGGGLLENIPRVLPDGAHAVIDADAWAQPGLMAFLQAQGAIEPAEMARTFNCGVGMVLAVTPDLAREVAAELEAEGEGVTRIGEVIAGPRGCTVRGSAGTWSAREAWEARHLA; from the coding sequence ATGAGCGACGACACACGCCGCAACAACTCGTACACTTATGCCGGATCAGGCGTGTCCATCGATGCCGGCAACGCGCTGGTGCGCGCGATCGCGCCGCTGGCGAAGGCCACCGCACGGCCAGGCGCGACTAGCGAGCTGGGCGGATTCGGCGGCTTCTTCGATCCGAAAGCGGCGGGTTACAGCGACCCGCTGCTGGTGGCCGCCAACGATGGGGTCGGCACCAAGCTGAAGCTCGCGATCGAGCATGACCGGCACGATACCGTGGGCATCGATCTCGTCGCGATGTGCGTCAACGACCTGATCGTGCAGGGCGCCGAGCCGCTGTTCTTCCTCGACTACTTCGCTACCGGAAAGCTGGAGAACGGCATTGCCGAGCGCGTGATCGCGGGCATCGCCGAGGGCTGCAAGCAGGCGGGCTGCGCGCTGATCGGCGGGGAAACCGCCGAGATGCCGGGCATGTACCAGGCAGGGGACTACGACCTCGCGGGTTTCTGCGTCGGCGCGGTCGAGCGCGGAGAGCAGGTTACCGGAGACAAGGTCGCGCCAGGCCACGTCCTGCTCGGACTCGCCAGCAGCGGCGTGCACTCGAACGGCTATTCGCTCGTGCGGCGCCTGGCGGCTGACAAGGGCTGGCGGATGGACCGCCCCGCCCTGTTCGATCCAGAGACGCTGCTGGTCGACGCGCTTTCCGCTCCGACCCGGATTTACGTGAAAGCCTTGTTGCCGCTGGTCCGCGCGGGCAGGATCGACGCGCTGGCGCACATCACCGGCGGCGGGCTGCTCGAGAACATTCCCCGCGTGCTGCCGGACGGCGCCCACGCGGTGATCGACGCCGATGCCTGGGCCCAGCCGGGCCTCATGGCGTTCCTGCAGGCGCAGGGCGCGATCGAACCGGCGGAAATGGCGCGCACCTTCAACTGCGGTGTGGGCATGGTGCTCGCCGTCACGCCCGACCTGGCGCGCGAAGTGGCGGCGGAACTGGAGGCGGAAGGCGAAGGCGTCACGCGCATCGGCGAGGTGATCGCAGGGCCCAGGGGCTGCACCGTGCGCGGCAGCGCGGGCACCTGGAGCGCGCGCGAAGCGTGGGAAGCGCGGCACCTTGCCTGA
- a CDS encoding heavy-metal-associated domain-containing protein: MASSPTLPRDPRRAALIAVVALAAIVLAALGAQALIAQIAGDRGIAPVAASGDIQVGGVEVDVTAKTAEEAREEGWREAMKLAWKKIGGPAIPDGQLYSMVSSVVIESEELGANRYIARLGVVFDRARAGGLLGRGEAVQHSAPLLLVPVLVTGGTQTVYEIRNPWQRAWAEYQPGASRIDYVRPTGAGSDSLLVTYGQTTRRSRTWWRNVLDQFGASDVLIAIADLDYQYPGGPVRGTFTARYGPDDTFLGSFSMTAPSQAALPRMLDQAVLRLNSMYEQALNDGKLKPDPTLNLGTPQIDPAIQRLIELGRAADAQERARAAAAAANDVAASPAPTPSETGAPAVVNSFTVQFPSPDAAAFEGAVASIRAAIGVRGGAVTSTAIGGVSVMNVSFAGDAAGLAAALKARGYNVRQSGNTLSISR; this comes from the coding sequence ATGGCCAGTTCACCCACCCTCCCACGCGATCCGCGCCGCGCCGCCCTGATCGCCGTTGTCGCGCTTGCCGCGATCGTCCTCGCCGCGCTCGGCGCACAGGCGCTGATCGCGCAGATCGCGGGCGACCGCGGCATCGCGCCGGTGGCCGCATCGGGCGATATCCAGGTTGGCGGTGTGGAGGTCGACGTTACCGCCAAGACTGCGGAAGAAGCGCGCGAGGAGGGCTGGCGCGAGGCGATGAAGCTCGCCTGGAAGAAGATCGGCGGGCCGGCCATTCCCGATGGCCAGCTCTATTCGATGGTATCGTCCGTTGTCATCGAGAGCGAGGAACTGGGAGCCAACCGGTATATCGCGCGGCTCGGCGTCGTGTTCGACCGGGCGCGTGCCGGAGGCCTGCTCGGGCGGGGCGAGGCGGTGCAGCATTCGGCTCCGCTCCTGCTCGTCCCCGTGCTGGTGACCGGCGGGACGCAGACCGTGTACGAGATTCGCAATCCCTGGCAGCGCGCGTGGGCCGAGTACCAGCCGGGCGCCAGCCGGATCGATTATGTCCGACCCACCGGAGCGGGCAGCGATTCGCTGCTGGTGACATATGGCCAGACCACTCGCCGCAGCCGCACCTGGTGGCGCAACGTCCTCGATCAGTTCGGCGCGAGCGACGTGCTGATCGCGATTGCCGATCTGGATTACCAGTATCCCGGCGGTCCGGTCCGCGGAACGTTTACCGCGCGGTACGGTCCGGACGACACTTTCCTGGGCAGCTTCTCGATGACAGCGCCCAGCCAGGCGGCACTGCCCAGGATGCTCGACCAGGCAGTCCTGCGGCTGAATTCGATGTACGAGCAGGCGCTGAACGACGGGAAGCTCAAGCCCGATCCCACGCTCAACCTGGGCACCCCGCAGATCGATCCTGCCATCCAGCGGCTGATAGAGCTTGGCCGCGCAGCGGACGCGCAGGAGCGAGCGCGGGCAGCCGCGGCGGCGGCGAACGACGTTGCCGCCTCGCCTGCTCCCACGCCATCCGAAACCGGCGCTCCCGCCGTGGTCAACAGCTTCACCGTGCAGTTCCCGTCTCCGGATGCAGCCGCGTTCGAAGGGGCGGTCGCATCGATCCGGGCCGCTATCGGGGTACGCGGCGGGGCGGTCACCAGCACTGCGATCGGCGGCGTCTCGGTGATGAACGTCAGCTTCGCCGGCGATGCCGCGGGGCTCGCGGCGGCGCTGAAGGCGCGCGGTTACAATGTGCGCCAGTCCGGCAACACGTTGTCCATCAGCCGGTAG
- a CDS encoding ATPase, translating to MSQIALPLTTRRADDPARIVVGNANRAVIEALGDPSAWPFRTAILAGPPRSGKSLLARWAEGRHGIEIVDDADRCEEVALFHRWNAAQESGRPLLLITGSDQWDIALPDLRSRLGAALHLAIGLPDDEMIAALIDAHAQARSLALGEGALTYLVPRLERSFGAIEQVVSAIDRLSLERKTPPTLSVWRDALEEVQGAEQPRLL from the coding sequence GTGAGCCAGATTGCGCTGCCGCTGACCACGCGGCGGGCGGACGACCCGGCGCGGATCGTCGTCGGCAACGCCAACCGCGCTGTGATCGAGGCGCTGGGCGATCCTTCCGCCTGGCCATTCCGCACCGCGATCCTGGCCGGGCCACCGCGGAGCGGCAAGTCGCTGCTCGCCCGCTGGGCCGAAGGACGCCACGGGATCGAGATCGTCGACGATGCGGACCGCTGCGAGGAAGTCGCGCTCTTCCACCGGTGGAACGCCGCGCAGGAGAGCGGCCGTCCCTTGCTGCTGATCACCGGCAGCGATCAGTGGGACATCGCGCTGCCCGATCTGCGCAGCCGGCTCGGCGCGGCTCTTCACCTTGCCATCGGACTGCCCGACGATGAGATGATCGCCGCGCTGATCGATGCCCACGCGCAGGCGCGTTCCCTTGCGCTCGGGGAAGGCGCGCTTACCTATCTCGTTCCCCGGCTCGAGCGCAGTTTCGGCGCGATCGAGCAGGTCGTTTCCGCGATCGACCGGCTGAGCCTTGAACGCAAGACACCGCCGACGCTGTCGGTCTGGCGCGACGCGTTGGAGGAGGTGCAGGGGGCCGAGCAGCCGCGCTTGCTTTGA
- the epsC gene encoding serine O-acetyltransferase EpsC — MLDRLTEYLDSIRARDPAPRTRWEILLYPGVLAVGLHRVAHWLYEAKLYFLARLVNHFSRFLTAIDIHPGAVIGKNLFIDHGFTVIGETAEIGDNVTIYQCVTLGGTNPTNGVGGKRHPTVRDNVIIGSGAQVIGPITLGARARIGANAVVTDEVPEGATMIGLKARSTLVPADQWLKEFIPYGTPCDEPCAPSRDCVEKLETELGALKAEIAQLKAALPAKAAPEKAPAARRSGAKRG, encoded by the coding sequence ATGCTGGATCGCCTGACCGAGTACCTCGACTCCATCCGTGCGCGCGATCCCGCACCGCGCACGCGATGGGAAATCCTGCTTTATCCCGGCGTGCTCGCGGTTGGCCTCCACCGGGTGGCGCACTGGCTGTATGAGGCGAAGCTCTATTTCCTCGCGCGGCTGGTCAACCATTTCAGCCGCTTCCTGACCGCGATCGACATCCATCCGGGCGCGGTGATCGGGAAGAACCTGTTCATCGACCACGGCTTCACCGTCATCGGCGAAACCGCCGAGATCGGGGACAACGTCACCATCTACCAGTGCGTCACGCTGGGCGGCACCAATCCCACTAACGGCGTGGGGGGAAAGCGGCACCCGACGGTGCGCGACAACGTGATCATCGGTTCCGGCGCGCAGGTTATCGGCCCGATCACGCTTGGCGCCCGCGCGCGCATCGGCGCCAATGCCGTGGTGACCGACGAAGTGCCCGAAGGCGCGACGATGATCGGCCTCAAGGCCCGCTCCACGCTTGTCCCCGCCGACCAGTGGCTGAAGGAGTTCATCCCCTATGGGACGCCCTGCGACGAACCCTGCGCCCCCAGCCGCGATTGCGTCGAGAAACTGGAAACCGAACTGGGCGCGCTCAAGGCCGAGATCGCCCAGCTGAAGGCTGCCCTGCCGGCGAAGGCCGCACCTGAAAAGGCTCCCGCCGCCCGGCGCAGCGGAGCCAAGCGCGGATGA
- a CDS encoding DUF2794 domain-containing protein has translation MKPGAGASPTGVVLPFPGRAPSQVGFAREELSRILDLYGRMVAAGEWRDYAMDFTKEYATFAAFRRTAERPQARIEKRPALRARQGMWTLFGEHGQVLKRGHELAGVLAPVERRLLKAVGE, from the coding sequence ATGAAGCCGGGTGCAGGCGCTTCGCCGACCGGCGTGGTGCTGCCTTTTCCGGGTCGTGCCCCCAGCCAGGTCGGTTTCGCGCGGGAGGAGCTTTCGCGCATTCTCGACCTTTATGGCCGGATGGTCGCGGCGGGGGAATGGCGCGATTATGCGATGGACTTCACGAAGGAGTACGCGACCTTCGCCGCCTTCCGCCGCACGGCAGAGCGGCCCCAGGCGCGGATCGAGAAGCGCCCCGCGCTGCGCGCCCGTCAGGGCATGTGGACCCTGTTCGGCGAGCACGGCCAGGTGCTGAAGCGCGGGCACGAGCTTGCCGGTGTGCTCGCCCCGGTCGAGCGGCGCCTGCTGAAGGCGGTGGGCGAATAG